In the genome of Bacillus sp. S3, one region contains:
- a CDS encoding sucrose-specific PTS transporter subunit IIBC, with translation MSENKIIAEEVIEAVGGKDNIQSVAHCATRLRIMVNDKEKINQVKVENINKVKGAFFNSGQYQIIFGTGTVNKIYEEVTHLGLDTLSASDQKKEAVKSGSRFQRAIRTFGDVFVPIIPVLVATGLFMGLRGLVMQEQVLALFGMKPEDISQNFILFTQVLTDTAFIFLPALVAWSTFRVFGGTPIIGLVLGLMLVSPALPNAWGVAGGDVKPLYFLDFIPVVGYQGSVLPAFIAGIIGAKLERLIRKRVPEALDLIVTPFLTLLLMITLSLLVIGPVFHIVEQNILDVATTVLSWPFGISGILIGGLNQVIVITGVHHIFNMLEIQLLSQFHNNPYNAIVTCAVAAQGGAALAVGLKTKSKKLKALALPSAFSAFLGITEPAIFGVNLRYGKPFIMALIGGAAGGFLASIFGLKATGMAVTVIPGTLLYLNGQILLYILVNIVAIAVAFILTWMFGFSDKVKQEIER, from the coding sequence ATGTCTGAAAACAAAATAATAGCAGAAGAAGTCATCGAAGCTGTCGGGGGTAAAGACAACATTCAATCGGTTGCCCACTGCGCGACCCGGCTTCGAATAATGGTAAATGATAAAGAAAAAATCAACCAAGTAAAGGTTGAAAACATAAATAAAGTGAAGGGTGCTTTTTTTAACTCTGGCCAATACCAAATCATTTTTGGAACTGGAACAGTAAATAAAATTTATGAAGAGGTTACCCACCTTGGCCTTGATACTTTATCAGCCTCTGACCAGAAAAAAGAAGCAGTCAAAAGCGGCTCAAGGTTCCAAAGAGCCATTCGTACATTTGGAGATGTATTTGTTCCAATTATTCCAGTCTTGGTTGCAACGGGATTATTTATGGGACTTCGCGGTTTAGTGATGCAGGAACAAGTTTTGGCGTTATTTGGGATGAAGCCGGAAGATATTTCGCAAAACTTTATTCTTTTTACACAAGTATTAACAGATACGGCTTTTATATTCCTGCCAGCCCTTGTTGCCTGGTCAACGTTTAGAGTGTTCGGCGGAACGCCAATCATTGGTTTGGTCTTAGGCTTAATGCTTGTCTCACCTGCCTTGCCAAATGCCTGGGGGGTGGCTGGCGGTGACGTGAAGCCGCTTTATTTTCTAGACTTTATTCCTGTCGTTGGGTACCAAGGTTCCGTCTTGCCAGCTTTTATTGCGGGGATTATTGGTGCAAAACTTGAAAGACTCATAAGAAAACGTGTGCCGGAAGCATTAGACTTAATTGTTACACCATTTCTGACGCTTTTACTTATGATTACACTCTCCTTGTTAGTGATTGGACCAGTTTTTCATATTGTGGAGCAAAATATTTTAGATGTAGCAACGACTGTCCTTTCATGGCCATTTGGTATCAGTGGTATCTTAATTGGCGGACTTAACCAGGTCATTGTTATTACTGGTGTTCACCATATTTTCAACATGCTGGAAATTCAGCTATTATCCCAATTCCACAATAACCCATACAATGCCATTGTTACCTGTGCGGTGGCTGCTCAAGGCGGTGCAGCACTTGCAGTTGGCTTAAAGACAAAGTCAAAGAAGTTAAAAGCACTTGCGCTGCCTTCAGCCTTTTCAGCATTTTTAGGTATTACCGAACCGGCAATTTTTGGGGTGAACTTACGCTACGGCAAACCATTCATTATGGCATTAATTGGCGGCGCTGCCGGCGGATTTTTAGCATCGATTTTTGGCCTTAAAGCAACTGGGATGGCAGTTACGGTTATTCCTGGGACCCTGCTCTATTTAAACGGACAGATCCTGTTGTACATCCTTGTCAATATAGTTGCGATTGCGGTTGCGTTCATTTTAACCTGGATGTTCGGGTTCTCCGATAAAGTGAAGCAGGAAATTGAACGATAA
- a CDS encoding glycoside hydrolase family 32 protein, with the protein MTEKEVLLIDQAYNEVKKYRHIVQQDPYRLTYHLMPPVGLLNDPNGLIQINGVYHVFYQWNPFQTAHGAKFWGHYTSRDMVNWQEEPIALAPSEWYEKNGCYSGSAIESDGHLYLFYTGNVKLDDGTRETYQCLAVSADGIHFDKKGPVLRLPEGYTAHFRDPKVWKRNGRWYMIIGAQTLSERGLVVLFVSDDLYHWQELGAVGGSGMNGLGDFGYMWECPDLIQLNGKEILIVSPQGLEPSGYFYHNIFQSGYFTGKLDYKAVQFQHGPFTELDRGFDFYAPQTFTDESGRTLLYGWMGITDESEPHHPTIGSKWVHALTIPRELDLRGDHIFQKPVEELKKLRNEEMSLESRNHASLDGVGSAEVVIDFQCSVKGTFEADFRHEAVLFYDSLKKEISLKRRNVKTGLWEKRICCIDSLEKLHIFIDHSSLEIFINDGQEVFTARYFPNLDDKEISFDGTAPFSLRKWNLGGVY; encoded by the coding sequence ATGACAGAAAAGGAAGTACTCCTTATAGATCAGGCATACAATGAAGTGAAAAAATATAGGCATATCGTTCAACAAGATCCTTATCGGCTAACCTATCACCTTATGCCTCCGGTAGGTCTGTTGAACGACCCAAATGGACTCATTCAAATTAACGGGGTCTATCATGTGTTTTATCAATGGAACCCATTTCAGACCGCGCATGGTGCTAAGTTTTGGGGCCATTATACATCTAGGGATATGGTCAATTGGCAGGAGGAGCCGATTGCTTTGGCTCCTAGTGAGTGGTATGAAAAAAACGGCTGTTACTCCGGAAGTGCAATAGAGTCAGATGGACATCTCTATCTATTTTACACTGGCAATGTGAAGCTGGATGACGGTACGCGTGAAACGTATCAATGCTTGGCCGTTTCTGCCGATGGCATTCATTTTGATAAAAAAGGACCGGTATTAAGGCTGCCCGAAGGATATACAGCCCACTTTCGTGATCCGAAGGTTTGGAAAAGAAATGGGCGCTGGTATATGATTATTGGTGCGCAGACATTGTCGGAGAGAGGGCTGGTAGTTTTATTTGTTTCGGACGATTTATATCATTGGCAGGAGCTTGGCGCAGTTGGCGGTTCTGGAATGAACGGTCTTGGTGATTTTGGTTATATGTGGGAGTGTCCTGATCTCATTCAATTAAACGGCAAAGAAATATTAATTGTTTCACCGCAAGGTCTGGAGCCTAGCGGCTATTTTTACCATAATATCTTTCAATCAGGCTATTTCACAGGAAAATTAGATTATAAAGCTGTTCAATTTCAGCATGGACCGTTTACAGAACTTGATCGTGGTTTTGATTTTTATGCACCGCAAACCTTTACGGATGAATCGGGACGGACGCTACTTTATGGATGGATGGGGATTACGGATGAGAGCGAACCCCACCATCCAACAATTGGAAGTAAATGGGTTCATGCTTTGACCATCCCGCGGGAACTGGATCTACGGGGGGATCATATTTTTCAAAAGCCGGTAGAGGAGCTAAAGAAGCTTCGAAATGAAGAAATGAGTCTGGAGAGCAGGAATCATGCTAGCTTGGATGGAGTGGGTTCCGCAGAGGTAGTGATTGATTTTCAATGTTCTGTTAAGGGGACATTTGAAGCGGATTTCCGTCATGAGGCCGTTCTGTTTTATGACTCACTGAAGAAGGAAATTAGTTTGAAAAGAAGGAACGTAAAAACAGGACTATGGGAAAAAAGAATTTGCTGTATTGATTCTCTTGAGAAGCTTCACATCTTTATTGATCATTCTTCGTTAGAAATTTTTATTAATGATGGGCAGGAAGTGTTTACGGCACGATATTTTCCGAATCTGGACGACAAAGAAATCAGCTTTGATGGGACGGCACCATTTAGTTTGAGAAAGTGGAACCTAGGAGGTGTGTATTGA
- a CDS encoding DMT family transporter, which yields MGWIFVLLAAASEVTGAAGLKLYSQQKTLRNGVLYIGGFSASFAFLYASFHYLQLSIAYIVWIGIGTAGAVLINILLFGESKNIGRIISVVLIIIGVIGLQAFS from the coding sequence GGGCTGGATATTTGTTCTTTTAGCAGCCGCCAGTGAGGTCACCGGTGCCGCCGGCTTAAAATTGTATAGCCAGCAAAAAACGTTAAGAAATGGCGTCCTTTATATTGGCGGGTTCAGTGCTTCGTTTGCTTTTTTATATGCATCTTTTCATTATTTACAGCTCAGTATCGCCTATATTGTTTGGATCGGAATCGGGACTGCAGGTGCCGTACTGATTAACATCCTTCTTTTTGGAGAATCGAAAAATATTGGGCGTATTATTAGTGTTGTATTAATTATCATTGGGGTTATCGGATTACAGGCATTTTCATGA